One genomic segment of Anaerobiospirillum thomasii includes these proteins:
- the atpD gene encoding F0F1 ATP synthase subunit beta: MAEASNRAGDKGTIVQIIGAVVDVEFPESHIPEIYDALEVKGDGKNREDLVLEVQQQIGGGVVRCIAMGSSDGVSRGLEVVNTGAGIKVPVGKETLGRIMNVLGQPVDEAGPIGEQERWVIHRAAPTYADQSSTTEVLETGIKVIDLICPFAKGGKVGLFGGAGVGKTVNMMELINNIAKAHSGLSVFTGVGERTREGNDFYHEMQESKVIDKVSMIYGQMNEPPGNRLRVALTGLTVAEKFRDEGLDVLLFIDNIYRYTLAGTEVSALLGRMPSAVGYQPTLAEEMGVLQERIASTKKGSITSVQAVYVPADDLTDPSPATTFAHLDATIVLSRQIASLGIYPAVDPLDSTSRQLDPYVVGKEHYEVARGVQTVLQRYKELKDIIAILGMDELSEEDKLTVARARKIERFLSQPFSVAEVFTGSPGKYVPLKDTIRGFKGIIAGDYDNLPEQAFYMVGSIEEVVEKAKNL, translated from the coding sequence ATGGCTGAAGCTTCAAATCGTGCTGGTGATAAGGGTACTATTGTACAGATCATCGGCGCTGTTGTAGACGTAGAATTTCCAGAAAGTCACATTCCAGAGATTTATGATGCTCTTGAGGTAAAAGGTGACGGTAAAAACCGCGAGGATCTTGTTTTAGAGGTTCAGCAACAGATTGGCGGTGGAGTTGTACGTTGTATTGCCATGGGTTCATCCGATGGTGTTAGTAGAGGTCTTGAGGTTGTAAATACCGGTGCAGGCATTAAGGTTCCTGTTGGTAAAGAGACCTTAGGACGTATTATGAACGTTTTAGGTCAGCCTGTAGACGAGGCCGGCCCGATTGGTGAGCAGGAGCGCTGGGTAATTCACAGAGCCGCCCCTACTTATGCTGATCAGTCTTCAACTACTGAAGTATTAGAGACAGGTATTAAGGTTATCGATCTTATCTGTCCTTTTGCTAAGGGTGGTAAAGTAGGTCTGTTCGGTGGTGCTGGTGTAGGTAAGACCGTTAACATGATGGAGCTTATCAATAACATCGCTAAGGCCCACTCCGGTTTATCTGTATTTACAGGTGTAGGCGAGCGTACCCGTGAGGGTAACGACTTCTACCACGAAATGCAGGAGTCAAAGGTTATTGATAAAGTATCAATGATCTATGGTCAGATGAATGAGCCTCCAGGGAACCGTTTACGTGTTGCTCTGACAGGTTTGACTGTTGCTGAGAAGTTCCGTGACGAGGGTCTTGACGTGCTGTTGTTCATCGACAACATCTATCGTTATACTCTCGCCGGTACCGAAGTGTCAGCTCTGCTTGGTCGTATGCCTTCAGCCGTAGGTTATCAGCCAACTCTAGCTGAGGAAATGGGTGTATTACAGGAGCGTATTGCTTCTACCAAGAAAGGTTCTATTACTTCAGTACAGGCTGTTTATGTGCCTGCTGACGATTTGACCGATCCAAGCCCAGCAACAACATTCGCTCACCTTGACGCTACTATCGTGCTGTCTCGTCAGATTGCATCTTTAGGTATTTACCCTGCTGTAGATCCTCTTGATTCAACTTCACGTCAGCTTGATCCATACGTTGTAGGTAAGGAGCACTATGAGGTAGCTCGTGGTGTTCAGACTGTACTGCAGCGTTATAAGGAGCTCAAGGATATTATTGCTATTCTTGGTATGGATGAGTTATCTGAAGAAGATAAGCTTACTGTAGCACGTGCACGTAAGATTGAAAGATTCTTGTCACAGCCATTTAGCGTAGCTGAGGTATTTACAGGATCACCAGGTAAGTATGTTCCACTGAAGGACACAATCCGTGGCTTCAAGGGTATCATTGCCGGTGATTATGATAACTTACCAGAGCAGGCTTTCTATATGGTTGGCTCAATTGAAGAAGTTGTAGAGAAAGCTAAAAACTTATAA
- a CDS encoding F0F1 ATP synthase subunit epsilon: protein MEDIAFHLDVVSGVDTLYSGLVRAMQITGSEGELGIRHGHAPLITTIKAGMVSLVTAEGKEDQIYLAGGILEVQPDLVTVLADTALRADDIDEAKAQEAIKAARDAISHTSTGDKDYVAAFAKLAEAMAQLKVVELARSRR, encoded by the coding sequence ATGGAAGATATTGCATTCCATCTTGACGTCGTAAGTGGTGTAGACACTTTATACTCAGGCCTTGTAAGAGCCATGCAGATTACTGGTTCTGAAGGTGAGCTGGGTATCAGACACGGTCACGCCCCTTTGATTACCACCATTAAGGCAGGTATGGTCTCTCTTGTTACCGCTGAAGGTAAAGAGGATCAGATTTATCTGGCTGGTGGTATTTTAGAGGTGCAGCCTGATCTTGTTACAGTGCTTGCAGACACTGCTTTAAGAGCTGACGATATTGATGAGGCAAAAGCTCAGGAAGCTATTAAGGCTGCCAGAGATGCCATATCCCACACCTCAACAGGTGATAAGGATTATGTTGCAGCATTTGCCAAACTTGCTGAAGCTATGGCACAGCTTAAGGTTGTTGAGCTTGCAAGAAGCAGAAGATAA
- a CDS encoding NAD(P)H-dependent oxidoreductase, translating into MSKVLVISSHTDLENDSLANKIIINTLREKELPEAEYLILDKEYPNRDFDVAKEQERLKSADIIVIATPFFWFDWTSLIQNYIEKIFLHGFSHGTTGNALEGKKVVMSITLGAPAEAYSKDAIGFTLDDLMLNKVKLLSGFCKMRYCGEVVLGDVSYSLRTDSDKAQLIQDRSQEHAKKIAALVNSL; encoded by the coding sequence ATGAGCAAAGTTTTAGTTATAAGTTCCCATACTGATTTAGAGAATGATTCTCTTGCCAATAAAATAATTATAAATACACTGCGCGAAAAAGAGCTGCCAGAGGCAGAGTACCTTATTCTCGATAAAGAGTATCCAAACAGAGATTTTGATGTAGCAAAAGAGCAGGAAAGATTAAAGTCTGCAGATATTATTGTTATAGCCACACCATTTTTCTGGTTTGACTGGACATCTTTAATTCAGAATTATATTGAAAAGATCTTCTTACACGGCTTTTCTCATGGCACTACAGGTAATGCCCTTGAGGGTAAAAAGGTAGTTATGTCTATAACTTTAGGTGCCCCAGCAGAGGCCTACAGTAAGGATGCTATAGGTTTTACTCTTGATGATCTGATGTTAAACAAGGTAAAACTGCTATCGGGCTTTTGTAAGATGAGATACTGTGGTGAGGTTGTGCTTGGTGATGTAAGCTACTCGCTAAGAACTGACAGTGATAAAGCTCAGTTAATTCAGGATAGATCACAGGAGCATGCTAAGAAGATAGCTGCTTTGGTAAATTCACTTTAA